In Magnetococcales bacterium, a single genomic region encodes these proteins:
- a CDS encoding helix-turn-helix domain-containing protein, with amino-acid sequence MNLGDRIQIARKAAGLTQKELADRVGISQTAVHKLECGRSKSSRKTVTIALTCGVDPVWLETGHGEMSLSPAGVTPQDTATRGVSDSDRPYPTRGYLVTRLPLLSWIEASSQGAPQDQVGDERTWVSLGQDVNQKAFALQVSGDSMATEFTDGDIIVVDPDARAENNHFVVARLIGEDKATFKQLIIDGGRQYLKPLNSRYPIIEIDNRATICGVVVCKYKEY; translated from the coding sequence ATGAACCTAGGCGACCGAATTCAAATAGCCCGGAAAGCAGCCGGGCTTACCCAAAAAGAGCTTGCGGACCGGGTTGGAATCAGTCAAACCGCTGTCCACAAGCTGGAATGTGGGCGTTCCAAGTCCTCCCGAAAAACCGTCACCATCGCATTAACCTGCGGTGTGGATCCTGTCTGGCTGGAAACCGGACACGGCGAGATGTCTCTCAGCCCAGCGGGCGTAACACCACAAGATACCGCAACACGCGGTGTTTCCGACAGCGACCGGCCCTATCCCACCCGAGGATATCTGGTCACAAGACTCCCCCTTCTCTCCTGGATTGAAGCCAGCTCCCAAGGAGCCCCTCAAGACCAGGTGGGTGACGAAAGAACCTGGGTCTCCCTGGGTCAGGATGTCAACCAAAAGGCCTTTGCCCTCCAGGTATCCGGAGACTCCATGGCCACCGAATTTACCGATGGCGATATCATCGTCGTGGATCCCGATGCCAGAGCCGAAAACAATCACTTCGTTGTCGCCCGCCTCATCGGTGAAGACAAAGCCACCTTCAAACAGCTCATTATCGATGGTGGCCGGCAATATCTGAAACCGCTTAACAGCCGCTACCCCATCATCGAAATAGACAACCGGGCCACCATCTGTGGCGTGGTCGTCTGCAAATACAAAGAATACTGA